ctggcaacgtcgactgaaatatgcgttgataataaaggacaaaaaatacattatcttgatgagatcgACAAAAAtgactgtctatgaagtctgcgacgaacgaggaaggtcgtaaaattttatgggatttttatggttgcagttgaggctcgccagtaagtacgcgccttatgatggctgtaaatgaACAggtgttattttataaacaagctgatcggacattgctctttttattttctagttagCGTTGTTGCCAAATGGTAAACTTGAAACAAAGcaatttattattcatatttgaaGATTGATTTTAAATCGACATATTTTTATGTTAGGTTTCGTCGAATTCCGGAGGTTATAGCTCCGCCGTCTTGAATAATTCATGCAGGGAATTTCTGGTGAGAtgaattattttgatgacttcaaCCTTGTGTCATATTCTTATTGACTTATGAGAGGCTTCTGCCTCTcttttgaaaacatcctgtatttcATGTACTCTCATCGGTGATTTCAAATGTATAATTCAACTTGATCGGAGATCAAGGGGAGTAATAAGAATAAAATCAACTGGAATGATTCATCCATCACATATATTTAGTACAAATATATCTTAAATAAACAATTCTTAAATAATCGTCGTTGTCCTGaaatcgaataaaaatataacagTTATATTCAAAAGTATAATATTTTTCCAGGTTAAGTTCAATTTAAAACTTAACCTTCGTATATACAATAGGGAAGTCttaaattaaaaatataaatatctgCCCAATGAGTTATAAAACTGAGTATCCACTTTAAATTAATAAACTACCTATTTTAAACTACTTTTGATTCACTTGAGCGGTTCACACTGAAGAACAAACATAAATGATATCTAACACAGCCTCCGAAGTTGCTTGGAATGTgcttttttttaaacgaatATTGGAACCTTTTTTATCTTCAACGTTGATCACTATTTTGACAAATTATCAACGCATAAGTTATGTCGAAATATCAGGTAGGCAAGTAGCCATTCGAGATATTTTCGATGAATACCAGAAGATAAACTAGTTTCCATTTCAACACCCATATGCTAATATATAGATCGTTAACATATTGTTGGAAAGATGTAGAATATCAAGATGGGTAAATTCGAACTATCAAGGTTTTACACATAATGGTCCTCACAAAAATGGACGTACACATTTTAATTGTTCAATTCTGAAAGGCAAATGGGGTTTGGAATACAACAACTGTTATAAGTTGGTCACAATCATTGCAGTTGAAACAGGAacgtcaaaattttcaattcacttTTTTGTACAATTATTCACAGAAGAAATACCTGATTAGGTTGAATGATGGATCTAACCTAATTAAACCTTACATATCTTAGATAAAGCGAGATAGTTTTAACTTTAATAAAAGTTCAGCAGCCGTCGAAAAGTAAAACCATCTATCAGTATATCAGAATTAAAAGTGAATGTTCACAAGAGTTAGAAGTTTAGATTGGGAATGACAATAATCTTTCCTAGTGGAATGCATCAACTGAACATTCGAGAGTTTATTGCAGATCTTCGAGCTTTAATTGACATTAAATTGAGGCTACACAGACAAAGCGCTAAAACGATACAATTTCATTTACGGGAATCCAAACAAAGGGGACAATCTAATAACCCCAACAAAAGTTGGAAGGGTTCAAGAAGCTGTTTAATGAAGTCAGTCTTTTTTGAGAATTTAGAATCATTTGCTCGCTAATTGGCACAGGCGTTTTAAAAGTTGATGCTGCCGTAAATATTTCGATATTTCGCCagtttttattgttttgtttcatttcttTTTGTTGTCGATGTTTCGAAGATATTCATATTTAGGAGAAAGTTCTAAATTTTTTTAGGAACACGTAGATACCTGTTGAATTGTTGACCACGAATACGCGGTGAAATTTAAGTTATATGATCACGGGGGGTAAATAAATATATGGTATCTCATAGATTGGAATGTTTTATTGATTGTCCGAGATTCATACTCAGTTCAGGTATCGTGCacgtcttttttttttcaactgttGGTTCATTAAACTCATTTAAAACGCTACAGGAGGAATGTAGAAGGCACTGGTTTTAAAGGAAGTAATTACGAATTCAGAAAACTGCCGGAAGTTAATGATCCAATTCATTCGTGAATTTTTTCGATCTTCGATTTTTGTTCAGAAGATTATTGAATAATCCCCGATAATACTGCTCTAACGTGTCCATCAAGCAAAAAAGCCACCACGTATTCAACCAATACACGTGGCAGCTTTTTACACGTTCATCTGACAACGTTAACTGGCCCatctaaagaagtaaaagacaAGATGAACGGCGAACAATTCGAACCTCATTCTGACGGCCGAACACTCCAATTCGTCCCTGGGATAAAAGTTTGCAGGTGGCGGTTCGTCCCCTATTTTGCAAGTTTCACCCCTCTCGGTGAACTGAGAGGCGCAGATCTCCCTGCATGGGGGGCAAACTATACGTCCTTTGTGCAGCCACTCGTTGCTTATGATCTTGATATGTATCTCTTGATTTGCGTGGTAGCAGGTATAGGTGTAGTTGCCGACAAGTATATGGAGTCTCCCGTTCTCGCACCTAGAAACATGAGTGGTTTTTATTGTCAGTAGGTACTTCGTACATAATGAAAAAGAATGAGGACCATAAAAAAGgtggaaatatttgaaatcacATTGCCATTAATCATTTACCCAATAGATATACCCAAAAACGATATTATGAATACTATAGTTAGTGGTCGTTCTATGGACGACGCCCAAAGGGCGTCGCGGAAAATTTTGTATCTCAAGAACTTCGGGAAGATCGCGAGCAGGTTTTTGAATAGAACTATATACTATCGGAGGTAGCTCAAAAATGCGTAAGTAAATGGGCAATTCTGACGTCTACGAAAAATCGAGTGTTATTTCACAAGATTCCCATCGATGATCAGAGAAAATTAGGTGAACTTTGACAATCAATGTCAGTtcgtgatttaaaggttacgtcAGTTTTGACTTAAGTATGGTTGGCGAcacttaactaagtgtcgtttaaagttaatggacgcttaattttattcccagttgcacgactggggcttaacagaatcttaagtaaggggcccttaagtttttatatctagtgatatttcagtttttcattttggtgcaacttcatcctagaccaataaagccatttcattggttggccggttgccgatgatcgttgtcatttcattaacctaactttattgtcctgtcagtcagtgtcaagaaTATCATTATAAtgttatcaaagagtaacaactttttgttgttactctgttgttgaattagcattaatattgataatgatagtcaaataaaaggtacctaagtttatataagtataacactttctttgtaaggtcttgtgtgaatttgttttactaatgttgaagaggaacgtgaagaaaatgcccttgttagtacgaatacggtgaatgattgccaagcaagtggtggtaatttacgaagggcactcaacttcagCTTCTCAACAGaagttgaatttgaagaaaataatttgttgctaactatagtatgatttgtaacaccaaattgaaaattaaaaaagactgatggcattacaataaaggcgaaagaaaaggcttggtattcagtaatgaattcattcaattttcaaaatccatcaaaaatggaagttctgcagccagttcaacaaattattttaggttagaatcccgcccttaaatacataagtggtcattacaggagcgcttaaatttaaggctagcttcagccatttaaatgtcacttaacagttggtgcaacgtaatttaagttaagggttcattttaagggacacttaacactaagtgcgtttggtgcaaacgggtctaattTCGTGAGAACCATAGAGGTTTTGGGGAATATACTGAGAGCGTCACTCTTGTCATAATCGCAAACATCCCAGATCATCTCACCTGTAACCATAGCAGCCGGAACCCCAATGCTGCCACTGCCTCATCTGCTTACACGACCGTTCCTCCCACATATGACCAGAATGCTCGAAGCACAGAGACATGTTACCGTATCGTTCCAGAGCGAAATTCTTCTCGGGCTTGGGGTTGTTCTCCACGAACTGACAGTGGGAACCCCTCACAACCACGTTCTTGGCCTTCCAAGTGAACTCCTGTATGTAGGGGCAGTAATCGGCTAACGCCACGGAACCTGCATGAAAAAAAATACCAACAATTCGATTTCAGATCGATATACTACGTCATTGGTCTAACCTCCGTAATAGCCCTCCTCCCCAGATTCGACGTATTTGATCTGGTCGAAATTCTGGTAGATCTTCGGCAGGATCTGCTCGTGTCTGATCAGGTTACAAAGGGCGACAGAGGTTCTGTCGTCCGTGCATTCCGTTTGCAGCGGATCTCGCTTCACCTTGTTGCAGAAGGGATGTATGGACATCCCCCTATCAGCCTTCATCGATATCCATTCCTTGCAGCTCCTCATCACGAAATCGCAGCCTAAACCTGAAAGAAAACGGGAATATTCGAATCACGTGTCAATTGGGATACAAACGAATAAAATTGAGCCCCGAACAGAACCTTGAAGAACTCCACATACACTCAGAAGCGCTGTTAGAGAGATTAAAGTGGGGACAAACCTTTTCCCCATGTCATTTCACCGGCTTGCGAATAATTGGCCGTGTACCAACCGGTGTCTTCCATCAGAGCCAAGGTTATCCTTGAGATTATTGGGTTCTGGGTGTGGGTACCTGTCATGGCTTCGTTTTCGAAGACCCTCTTCTCCCAATGCGTCAACACCGTACCGTCCTCACCCTGGTCTTCTAGTTCGGCGCCTTCTAACTGGGAGCAGTTGAAGTAGTTCCTCACTTCCCTGACCACGTTTGGTGTTACCTGCAAATAAAACGAACGAAAGTGAAATGCGTTTCTTGAACTTCGCTCTGAAGTATGAAGGATATGAATTTTACATCATCAGTCCCCTAGAATAAGGTAGAAAAGTAATTTTTGCTTTGATTGAAGTTGGAACGCCTACCAAAGTAGCGTAGACAAAGGCAAGTGACACTTCAGTCacatgtgcgatatctgaaaattatgtatcgcctttgtcatgtatgtgccatgtcagtgctacgctactttggtgtaCGCTCCCCTTTACACGTATTAAAGCATAAGAAAGATAGCTATGCCGTCCAAGCGATCTCTTCACTATGCATTGTGAATTCCATATTTCCAAATTTATCTTCCAAACACAATTTTGTACAGAAATCATTTATATCCTCCTTAACTATAAGTACAGTTCGTAAATGAATTCTTAATAATTTCTAATTCAGCAACGTCAACTACCAAACTAACAACTCATTGTGATTCCACATCTCTCTGAACCAAATTTCACATTTCTTCCGTTGTTTACTTTCCGAACATGTGATGTGACTCAATTATAATTTCGCCAGTCGAATAGAAACTTCAGATAAATATCTAATGAGATTCGTACGATGGAACATAAGTTTTTCTTTAGTTTCTCCAACTAGCTGCTCACCGATTAGCGTATTGCCTGGATAGAACCTACGATGtttgatgaaaaattcgaaCGAATGATAATCTAATTTGACGTTCAAGTTCTTCGCATACCTGAGGAATTCATTAATTCCTCTTTGAACGTTCAAGACTTTATTCCGAAGAATCCTTACGTTCAAATTGAGTGCTCGTTtcccagaaaattaatttgaagaaatcctCTGTTGACATAAAACAACAAAATCGATTTACTGGAAACGAGAAATATGACGGTATTCAAATTCCCACTCAACAAAGTATGATAAGGGGATTTATTCAGAAATCGAATTTGATTTCAATTCTCATGCAAACATGCACGTTTTATTTGGGAGCTTGTTGACAATTTTGTCGCCcaaaattataatgactcaCGGACTGGTCAATCTTTCAAAACATATTTTGAATTAAGTAAGATTAGGATAGTTCAACAGTACGAATGTATCATGAATGTAAGCAAATGGTAACCAATGGCAAAGTTCGCTTGACCAAAGATTAAGATTGGAttagagaagaagaagaagaaaaatcatatttccatAAATGTTTATTTGGGATGGTTTAAGTTGGAATATTTCTCAGACTCTAGAAAGAAAGAGCCTTATTTCCTTATTCCACTGTCTCATCCAATTAATCTGTTTCCAACATTGGAAAACAACAAAGCATCATTCATAGTCAAATATACGACGAGTATAAAACGAGCCAATTGACCCATTGAACTTGAAATATTCGTCTGTTGCGAAAACATTAAAGGAACCTAAACAACATAAATCGATCGAAATACGACGTAGTTCACGTGATCTGATAATATGCAGTCAGGGTTTCCCTGAATCGACCATTTTTTGGATGCCCGATTGTTCGATGATAATTCAGAACATAGAACAAAGAATCGCATATAATACGACGATAATGATGTTCCTTTCGCTTTGACCGGTACGAAATTCCCACACAATAGAAAGTATCATTTGTTCTTTATTCAGCTCTATCAATTGACACGCGAGTTGAAGATATAACGAGTGTTTCGAAAAAAAACGTTCTTGAATTTCTATTAGCACGAATGGAGAAAatttcttcttcctcttcttcttcttcctttaactatggtgaaaatttgtttttcgatcTGTCAGATGGTTTATTTGGGTTAGGTGTTCGTTATGAAAAATTTACTGAGTTCTTACGATTGAGTATTGGAATTACCCAGATCTGCTTAGCAGCAGGCTCATTCAGCTGATGTGGAAATTTGTCCGAATGGCCTAAGCAGCCGTGGACATAGTAAAAGGAAGAAGAATTTCTACTCGTGACCAATCCCAAAGGTTAATTTACAGAAACAATAAACCAAAAGGTCGATTCGCTTCAATGCATTGAACGAAATTAGCCAGTCAACGGCAGAATTCCACATCCGAAGTACCCACAAATTaccataatttcataatgagccgAGTTTTACGCTACTCAAATCGTACATCCAGTTTTTTCCAGCCAATCTGTTACATCACGAAGCTCGAGATGAATGAGCTTCGCGACagtgaaacaattattattgTAATTCGTAACGTATCGTGGGAATTTTTTCTTTTAGATTTCGAGGCGTGTATCAGTTAGCACAGCCTGTCACCCACATTGTGTGTTAATTGGACGCTTGTATTGTTTGTGGTTCATCCTCGTAAACGGAACTGTCGGCGTTAATTAGATTAATTAACGCGGCGCGAGCTTGATTCGTGGTCGTTCCAAGAATAAGTCGTGTCTTCTTATCGTAAACGGCTGTTAATTTGTCGGGAAATCCCGGTGAAATTGATACGGATGCAGCTCGCGGTCATGATTTGATGAAAACAACCAAAATACGCATCACAGAAAACACCCCACGATTTACTTTATGATCCACATGACAGGTTCATCGAATAACCTCCTATTTTGGCAGCTATCATTTTTTcggattttttctatttttgctTGGTGACGCAGCGGTTTGGACAAATATTTCAACCTTGTCTATTCCAATCGAACTTTAGTTTTATGGAAAATTAcccaaaaaaatcataattaaatTCTAAAATACTGAGGCTAAAAACAATATTCTATGTGATCGATCGATATGAAATCCCCGATCTGTGATAGATTTTATGATCAGACTTTGGCCACACAGATCTATGATCGTCCATAATAACCTCAAAAAAAAGTAATTTGGCTATGTGAAGATCGTATTATTGATGATGATCTTAGGAATCACTTACCATCATATCCACCGGTCTAGGCATGACGCCCGATTTCACCAACCAGTTCTTCCTCACGAACGTTTTGATGACTTTATCGCTCCACTGGTAAGTCTGCAATTTTTCGTTGAGGAAAGGTTTGCCGGTGTCGTTGTTCCTGGGCGTGTAGGGAGTGCCGTCTGGGTCTCTGTAGAAGGCAAATAGGCTCATCGAGAAGCCGAGAGCGTGGAGTATTTCGTGCTTAACCGTGGACAGCAATATCTCCAGATCCTGCCTCTTGGTACTGATGCTATCCGGGCATAGGTTCGCGTGACCGGCTATCGGCCTGTCCAGGGCGGTTTCCTGTTGACAGTGGGCCGCGTAGGCCACCGTTAGGGGTTTGTTACATCTGGAATTATACAAAGAAAGATTGACAGTTTGGTCGAGATGGTCTTCTGTTTTCTATGGTCAGTATGGAGATGTTTTTCTTGGTTAACCTCTTTTACTCCCCGCTCAGCATGAGCTACATATCTTCAGTGAAATTCTGGTGCCTGTCGATTTACTTTCAAgtctgaaaattgatttttaggTGGATCTGTAGCGAGTAACCGAGACCAACAAAATAATGTTGTCGTTCGTAAACGGAAGCTCTTCATCTTTTAACCTTTAACCGATACCCTTCGTGTTGCACCGCAGTTGGAAGCAGATCAATTATCCTATAACTATAGCAAACGGCGGAGTTCAAACTTAACCCTTAGAATCCTCAAATTTCCACGGAGAAAATCGATATCGAAGACATTGACTCCGACGAGGCGCAGTTGGGCGTTTAAGCgtgagaaaaaattcaattaggtATGCGGAATAGCTGACACAATACGAAAGTTTGTCCCGGTAAATGTCGAAGGGACGTTGTAGAATAGAAACTCCAAGAAGTTGAAATGATGAATATCGGGTATCTTGCCGTTCTAACAGAGGCATACCTTGTGAATTATTAAGTTATGCGAGAAATGCCGGCTTAAGGTTGACAGTCCCATAGCGTATTTATGAGGGAATAGACTAAACTTTTCTCCAAGTGAGATGGGAAAGTTTGGAAGCAATAGGGCATTTTTGAAACTGGGTTTCTTTCGTTGGTATAACTTCAGCAGCCAGCATAAATGTTCGTCTACAAGGCGAAATATCAGGGTATTTGAGACAAATACTCGTGAGGTAACTGACCAAAAAGGTTTCGTATTAATCGAAAGATTGTTTGTTTGATCGTctatttatttgaaaatatgtatTACAATATTTGAGCATAGAACGAAGTTTTTGGCTGCAACCTTCTTCAATGTTCACATCTCAAGTTTCTGAATCATCTATGGTGTCAATGTCAAATCGAATGACCATGGAATTTTATTCTTCTTCTTAGTTATTTGTGTTCGTTTTCTTGATTCTGAACTGACGTTTATAGAATTTTGATTTTGTTTGACGAAGGTACGTCATTTCGAGGAACTCTCTTGATTTTCTGTTGCATGGTAAGATTTCTTTTTTCTCTCAACAAGATCCAACTCAAGCTCGGAAATATTCACTCGCAAACTAGTGATTGTGGTTTCAGTTCATTATTACCTGTAGAAAACCTGCAAATTTCACGAAGAGGTTGATTTGTTTCAagatcattgaaatatttcaacttttttcccGTTCTATGATGAGCGTAAGTCGAATGGGAAGTCAACTTTTCTAACAAGCTACGCAGCCCTATTCAGCAAGAATGCAAGCGTCAGCAAATACTGATAGAACCTGTATTTCTACGAAAAAAGTTCTTATTTACATGCAGAGCTCCGGATGACCCTGAGAATTCTTACACCTATTAGAATGCTGGTTTAACTGGCGTTAAAATTAATCAATAAACAAATTATTGTACTATTTATGTAGTATTGGTAATTCCACGTCGGATAACGGATGTTTTTCTTCATTTATCCGCAATAATAACGACTTATTCCGTTTATTCAAAACCAATCGCATTAGAGATTAAATTCCCGAACTGTTGGAGAAATGTTCGAGGATACGGGGAAACCTGAAAACTAATTTGTAACTGCGATAGCCTGTTTTGAATATATCCTGTATCAGTTATCCTCCCACTGATATTGTTTTGAAAGCCAAGTTGGCGCGGGAATATTGTCAACATTTCCAATTAGCGTATGTAAATAGCAGAATACATTTAAACTTGAATCGGGAATTTGCAGAGCCACTTTTGTGGCTGTGGGTCATAAATTCAGCCGCTGAAAATCATCAGGCACAACCTCTGTGGTTTCAGCGAtgcatttttcttcaaaatttcaaatcgatgGAAAGAAAATCATTCCATTCTGAGTCCAAGACGAAGTTTCGGAAATTGCGGGAATCTCTGAAACTGCTAATccgattttcataaatttcagtaGACTTCTGAAGATGGTGAAGATGGCATTAAGGCACATATTCAAGCATgcaaataattttgtttcgattcAAAATGCGCGTCTTCTGACTGGATTTCTGAAGGTTTGTTTCAATCATGGTTCTTGAATTTTGAAGCTGCTGCACTGAAATTTCTTAAAATCTGTTAGGAAAACCATGTGAATAGAAGTTATATAGTAAATGATTAGGCATGAAGTTTTTTTTATACTCACCTCTCAGTTTGCATGGCAGAAATATAGAAGATAAAATCGGCGTCCCTCACACCAGGCCCCTGGGGGGACCCTTCTACAACATGACAGTCTTTCCCCACAAAATTACAAACCCTACACGCCTCCAAATGTTCCTCCGGAACTTCAACTTCCCCACAAGTCGTTTTTTCCTTACATTGCCCAATGCAATAAGTAACCCCGTCTTTGACGAATATTTGAGTATCCTGACACTTTCTCGTTAGTCTGATTACATTCTCAACCCTCCTCACGTACAGTGCCTTCTCCCAAAATTGCACAGCCTCAGGTAGAATCGTGTTATTTATCAGAATGAATCTTTCGTCGTCCAGTCTGTGAACGCTGTCGTCGTACCTCAAAAGTATCCTCAGAGGTTGATCCGCGCTCCTTTTTTTCATAACATGAAACGGTTCGATTTGCGTGTGCATAACTTCGTCATGTTTCGGGTACAAGTGATTGCAGACTTTAGCCGCAGTCACATTTTCCACGCCCAAACCAAAAACTCCAATTATTGTTAATAACAGGTGTAATTTCCAGCAGCACTCCGTTTCCATAGCTTCCCATGAAAACATCGCGTAAACTAGGTTAATGTTTATTGTCACTCTGACATTTATAGCGTACTTGTGGACCTACCGTCACAGAATGCGATAATCTTTTTCTCCGCGATTCGGTGCGAATTAACCAGCCAGATCCGCGTCGGTACCGCGGTGCACTGAAGGAAACTTGACGCAATACTGGTTTTGAGAGGAGGGCGAAGAACCTATGCTGCGCTGAACGAAAGAGAAaggaataatttattgaatgaGCGCGTGGGCGACGAGTTTCGTGGCAAATATTAGGATACTCTCCGTTTCGTTGTTGGTCGTGAAATTCCGCAGGTTTGCCAATGTTCgaataataaattaatatgTCCACCATCTTCTACAGGTTCCTTTAATTTCGcagtttcatttttattcattgagaTGTTTGTCAATTTCAACTTTATCGTTTCAGGAAGCCAAAAAGCCAGTAACTCCGGCCCGATCGCTCAGTTTAAGAAAAACCGACTCACAGAACAGCGTGACCGCCAAGAAACCAGTTAGAGTGCAACGATCAAACTCTCGGAACAGCATCGTCAGTTCGAGAAGCTCCCTCAACAGCTCTGCCTCTACCAACACTGTCAAGAGGAATCCATTGAGGAGTGGTATCTCCAATGTTACCAACACGAAAATATCGACGATCTCGAAAAGT
The window above is part of the Coccinella septempunctata chromosome 8, icCocSept1.1, whole genome shotgun sequence genome. Proteins encoded here:
- the LOC123318514 gene encoding leishmanolysin-like peptidase, which gives rise to MFSWEAMETECCWKLHLLLTIIGVFGLGVENVTAAKVCNHLYPKHDEVMHTQIEPFHVMKKRSADQPLRILLRYDDSVHRLDDERFILINNTILPEAVQFWEKALYVRRVENVIRLTRKCQDTQIFVKDGVTYCIGQCKEKTTCGEVEVPEEHLEACRVCNFVGKDCHVVEGSPQGPGVRDADFIFYISAMQTERCNKPLTVAYAAHCQQETALDRPIAGHANLCPDSISTKRQDLEILLSTVKHEILHALGFSMSLFAFYRDPDGTPYTPRNNDTGKPFLNEKLQTYQWSDKVIKTFVRKNWLVKSGVMPRPVDMMVTPNVVREVRNYFNCSQLEGAELEDQGEDGTVLTHWEKRVFENEAMTGTHTQNPIISRITLALMEDTGWYTANYSQAGEMTWGKGLGCDFVMRSCKEWISMKADRGMSIHPFCNKVKRDPLQTECTDDRTSVALCNLIRHEQILPKIYQNFDQIKYVESGEEGYYGGSVALADYCPYIQEFTWKAKNVVVRGSHCQFVENNPKPEKNFALERYGNMSLCFEHSGHMWEERSCKQMRQWQHWGSGCYGYRCENGRLHILVGNYTYTCYHANQEIHIKIISNEWLHKGRIVCPPCREICASQFTERGETCKIGDEPPPANFYPRDELECSAVRMRFELFAVHLVFYFFRWAS